In Phaeobacter piscinae, one genomic interval encodes:
- a CDS encoding alpha-2-macroglobulin family protein, which translates to MVRVLVPFIVVLCGLIVQPLVAYADSFFPETRYVVRRDTDHFGADLGALFDTDLRSCARACSAQVDCVGFAFNSRSNACFPKSAMDQPSSYEGAFSAHKLTGSRAQRQAAEVRAAALKGVQKNDLAQAAKQAQNLGLRFPIGGGSVDELVAAAQSASPATGLRWIAEAVVLSDRSDLWLDYARRLLRQEVQGSAQRRAHEAALSAALNSYLRGPDDAAEAQALATAARALEQLGRGRAALAVLRLAAERDNSPKLAARLDDAIAKFGFRVTGSRVESDSASPRICVEFSEDLAPSGVVYDDFIKLADPRLVAESAGRELCVDGVDHGTRYRLTLRRGLPAGSGETLAKDVTLTHYVRDRGPSVRFSGRSYVLPKGDQVAVPVETVNATTLELRLRRVSDRNLLRSLQEDYFARPLSQWQEEQFASDIAEEIWSGTAEVSQTLNQAVTTRLPLDQALADQPVGIYALSAQLPGADPYESPAATQWFVLTDLGLSTMLGSDGLHVQVQGLSDAAPRAGVRVELISNANAVLGTSVSDAEGYAQFDAGLTRGQGASAPAVLMAQTGAAGEAAADFAFLSLRDAAFDLSDRGVEGRVAPGPVDVFLTTDRGAYRAGEVIHATALARDATAQAIAGLPLIAVLTRPDGVEYARLISDQGVAGGHVFALPVGETAPRGTWRLSILSDPKAPALASRQILVEDFLPERIDFTQTLTAATGQALRPGTSSPLRIEARYLFGAPGRDLSIDGEVTLRPADQVAGWDGYRFGRYDDVVSPQSRHFGGARTDAEGIGTLSVALPEIEALGQPLVAEVTTRLSDGSARPVERQLSVALQPSGPVIGIKPLFEDVVAEGDAARFSIVALAPDGNPQDMSVTWTLNRVETRYQWYQLYGNWNWEPTTRRSRVATGAAQVNATTPLVLEQPVDWGRYELVVEHQGVPHVAASSDFYAGWYFPDEGADTPDQLEVSLDRDSYEPGDTARLRVVSRAAGTALVSVMSNRLISRQMVEVPAGETVVPLNVTADWGSGAYVSAMVVQPLEGKADQSPTRALGLAHATVIRPGQELQVALDLPEVARPRRTELAKVEVRGTAPGEEVWLTLAAVDLGILNLTGFQSPDPSAHYYGQRRLGMELRDLYGRLIETSTGALGRVRSGGDAGAGMRLQSPPPTQDLMAVFSGPVKLDAEGHAEVPIALPPFNGTVRVMAVAWSQGAVGQAAEDMLVRDPIVVSASAPRFLAPGDSSRVQIEVTHADGPAGRLELAARTLGAGLEIGALPQTLDLAPGGSETVILPIAALSVGDPEIELTLTTAEGETLIQTLRLPVRANDPAVATTRRFQLAAGNSFLFSSDVFTGLRPEGARAVMSAGPLARFDVPGLLNGLDLYPYGCTEQVTSRALPLLYLSSVAEAAGLGNAPEVTAKIDGAIRQVLARQASNGGFGLWRAESGDFWLDAYASDFLSRARAQGYQVADTRFRQALDNLRNRVNYAPDFDTGGEDIAYALLVLAREGEAAMGDLRYYADVKAGDFATPLAVAQVGAALATYGDQRRADQMFARAAAMLQGADPDPTLWRTDYGSLRRDQAGVLALASEAGSDAVDRRALSAGLVAEGRGLSTQESAWTLMAAHALIGGDGGSGLLVNGQAADGPMVEVLDGSQDQDPLALTAASGRDVDITLTTLGVPLVAAPAGGTGYSIERRYYSMEGEALAPDQFTVGDRFVTVLRVVPFEPVGARLMVNDPLPAGLEIDNPSLLRSGDVRGLDWLTLSEARHAEFRADRFLAAIDLRRGRDGEAGSPVTLAYVARAVTPGLFHHPAASVEDMYRPAYRARTATGRVQVR; encoded by the coding sequence ATGGTACGCGTTCTTGTTCCGTTTATTGTAGTTTTGTGCGGTTTGATAGTTCAACCTTTAGTTGCATATGCTGATTCATTTTTTCCTGAAACCAGATACGTCGTACGACGTGACACCGATCATTTTGGCGCTGACTTGGGGGCGCTATTTGACACTGATTTGCGTAGCTGTGCACGGGCCTGTTCGGCACAGGTGGATTGCGTCGGGTTCGCTTTCAACAGCCGATCGAACGCCTGTTTCCCGAAATCCGCGATGGATCAGCCATCGTCCTATGAAGGCGCGTTTTCGGCGCATAAGCTAACCGGTAGCCGCGCCCAGAGGCAGGCGGCGGAGGTGCGGGCCGCTGCACTGAAGGGGGTGCAGAAAAATGACCTAGCGCAGGCGGCAAAACAGGCTCAAAACCTTGGGTTGCGCTTTCCCATAGGGGGAGGCAGCGTTGATGAACTGGTTGCGGCGGCGCAGAGCGCGTCGCCCGCGACAGGCTTGCGTTGGATTGCGGAAGCGGTGGTGCTGAGTGACCGGAGCGATCTGTGGCTGGACTATGCCCGGCGGCTGTTGCGGCAGGAGGTGCAAGGATCGGCGCAGCGGCGCGCCCATGAGGCGGCCCTTTCGGCGGCGCTCAACAGTTATCTGCGTGGCCCGGATGATGCCGCTGAGGCGCAGGCTCTGGCCACTGCGGCCAGGGCATTGGAACAGCTGGGGCGCGGGCGTGCTGCGCTGGCAGTTCTGCGGCTGGCGGCTGAGCGGGACAACAGCCCGAAACTGGCGGCCCGTCTGGACGACGCAATTGCCAAATTTGGATTTCGGGTCACCGGAAGCCGGGTAGAAAGCGACAGCGCATCGCCCCGTATATGTGTCGAATTTTCCGAAGATTTGGCACCAAGCGGGGTCGTCTACGATGATTTCATCAAGCTGGCGGATCCGCGTCTGGTGGCTGAGTCGGCGGGGCGGGAGCTTTGCGTGGATGGGGTCGATCACGGCACCCGCTACCGGCTGACGCTGCGCCGGGGGCTGCCTGCCGGCAGCGGTGAGACATTGGCCAAGGATGTGACGCTGACCCATTACGTGCGGGATCGCGGGCCGAGTGTCCGATTCTCCGGTCGGTCTTACGTATTGCCCAAGGGCGATCAGGTGGCGGTGCCGGTGGAGACGGTGAATGCCACCACGCTGGAGCTGCGCCTGCGCCGTGTCAGTGACCGCAATCTGCTGCGCAGTCTGCAGGAGGACTACTTTGCCCGACCGCTGTCGCAATGGCAGGAGGAACAGTTCGCCAGCGATATCGCCGAGGAGATCTGGAGCGGCACCGCCGAGGTCTCGCAGACATTGAACCAAGCGGTGACCACACGACTGCCGCTGGATCAGGCGCTGGCGGATCAACCGGTGGGGATCTACGCACTGAGTGCGCAGCTGCCCGGCGCCGACCCTTATGAGAGCCCGGCCGCGACCCAGTGGTTTGTGCTGACCGATCTGGGGCTGAGTACGATGCTGGGCAGTGACGGGTTGCATGTGCAGGTGCAGGGGCTTTCCGATGCTGCGCCGCGTGCTGGTGTGCGGGTAGAGCTGATCTCCAACGCCAACGCCGTCTTGGGAACTTCGGTGAGTGATGCCGAGGGCTATGCGCAATTTGATGCGGGTCTGACCCGTGGACAGGGCGCGTCTGCTCCGGCTGTCCTGATGGCGCAAACGGGCGCGGCAGGTGAGGCTGCCGCTGATTTTGCCTTTCTTTCGCTGCGGGATGCCGCCTTTGACCTGTCGGATCGGGGCGTTGAGGGGCGCGTGGCGCCAGGGCCGGTTGATGTGTTTTTGACCACGGATCGCGGCGCCTATCGTGCCGGAGAGGTGATCCATGCCACAGCCCTTGCCCGTGATGCGACGGCGCAGGCGATCGCGGGCCTGCCGTTGATCGCGGTTCTGACCCGCCCCGATGGGGTCGAATATGCCCGGCTGATTTCGGATCAGGGGGTGGCTGGCGGGCATGTCTTTGCGCTGCCGGTGGGAGAGACCGCGCCACGTGGCACCTGGCGGTTGTCGATCCTGTCTGATCCCAAAGCACCGGCACTGGCTAGCCGACAGATTCTGGTTGAGGATTTTCTGCCTGAACGCATTGATTTCACCCAGACTCTGACAGCCGCGACTGGGCAGGCGTTGCGCCCCGGTACCAGCAGCCCCTTGCGGATTGAGGCGCGGTATCTGTTTGGTGCGCCGGGCCGGGATCTCAGTATCGACGGCGAGGTCACGCTGCGCCCGGCGGATCAGGTGGCGGGCTGGGACGGCTACCGCTTTGGCCGCTACGACGATGTAGTATCCCCACAAAGCCGCCATTTCGGCGGCGCGCGGACGGATGCGGAGGGGATCGGGACGCTTTCGGTGGCACTGCCCGAGATTGAGGCGCTGGGGCAGCCGCTTGTCGCGGAGGTGACCACTCGTCTGAGTGATGGCAGCGCCCGTCCGGTTGAACGGCAGCTGAGCGTGGCCCTGCAGCCGTCCGGCCCGGTGATTGGCATCAAACCGCTGTTTGAGGATGTTGTCGCAGAGGGCGATGCGGCGCGGTTTTCCATTGTCGCGCTGGCTCCGGATGGCAACCCGCAGGATATGTCGGTCACGTGGACGCTGAACCGGGTGGAAACGCGCTACCAGTGGTACCAGCTTTATGGCAACTGGAACTGGGAGCCGACGACCCGTCGCAGCCGTGTTGCAACCGGCGCGGCACAGGTGAATGCCACCACGCCACTGGTGCTGGAGCAGCCTGTTGATTGGGGCAGGTATGAGTTGGTGGTGGAGCATCAGGGCGTGCCTCATGTCGCGGCGTCCAGTGATTTCTATGCAGGCTGGTACTTCCCGGACGAAGGGGCGGATACGCCCGACCAGCTGGAGGTGTCCTTGGATCGTGACAGCTATGAGCCGGGGGATACTGCACGCCTGCGCGTGGTGAGCCGCGCGGCCGGAACCGCACTGGTGTCGGTGATGTCGAACCGGTTGATCAGCCGCCAGATGGTCGAGGTACCTGCGGGGGAAACCGTGGTCCCGCTGAATGTTACCGCTGATTGGGGCAGTGGCGCCTATGTCTCTGCCATGGTGGTACAGCCGCTGGAGGGCAAGGCGGATCAAAGCCCGACCCGGGCGCTGGGGCTGGCGCATGCAACGGTCATCCGCCCCGGACAGGAACTGCAGGTGGCGCTAGACCTGCCCGAGGTGGCCCGGCCACGCAGGACCGAGCTTGCCAAGGTTGAGGTGCGCGGCACCGCCCCCGGTGAAGAGGTCTGGCTGACACTGGCGGCGGTTGATCTGGGGATCCTCAATCTGACCGGATTTCAGAGCCCGGATCCATCGGCACATTACTATGGCCAGCGACGGCTGGGGATGGAGCTGCGCGATTTATACGGACGGTTGATTGAGACTAGCACCGGGGCGCTTGGCCGGGTGCGTTCGGGCGGGGATGCGGGCGCGGGAATGCGGTTGCAGTCGCCACCACCGACGCAGGATCTGATGGCCGTGTTTTCCGGCCCGGTGAAGCTTGACGCGGAGGGGCACGCCGAGGTGCCGATCGCGCTGCCGCCCTTTAACGGAACGGTACGGGTGATGGCTGTGGCCTGGTCGCAGGGTGCGGTGGGTCAGGCCGCCGAAGACATGCTGGTTCGGGATCCGATTGTGGTCAGTGCATCGGCACCGCGGTTTCTGGCGCCGGGCGATAGCAGTCGGGTGCAGATCGAGGTCACCCATGCGGACGGCCCTGCTGGTCGGCTGGAGCTTGCGGCCCGCACCCTTGGAGCGGGGCTGGAGATCGGGGCGCTGCCCCAAACGCTTGACCTGGCGCCGGGCGGCAGCGAGACCGTGATCCTGCCCATTGCGGCGCTGTCCGTTGGCGACCCGGAGATAGAGCTGACGCTGACCACGGCTGAGGGCGAAACCCTGATCCAAACGCTGCGCCTGCCGGTGCGGGCCAATGATCCAGCGGTTGCGACCACCCGCCGTTTCCAGTTGGCGGCGGGGAACAGTTTCCTATTCTCCTCTGACGTCTTTACCGGATTGCGACCAGAGGGCGCGCGCGCGGTGATGTCTGCGGGGCCACTGGCGCGATTTGATGTGCCGGGGCTGCTCAACGGGTTGGATCTCTACCCCTATGGTTGCACCGAGCAGGTGACCTCGCGCGCATTGCCGTTGCTGTATCTGTCATCGGTGGCAGAGGCCGCGGGACTGGGGAATGCGCCTGAGGTCACCGCAAAGATCGACGGCGCCATTCGGCAGGTGCTGGCGCGGCAGGCCAGCAACGGTGGCTTTGGCCTGTGGCGCGCCGAAAGTGGTGATTTCTGGCTGGATGCCTATGCCAGCGATTTTCTGAGCCGAGCACGGGCGCAGGGCTATCAGGTGGCCGACACCCGGTTCCGTCAGGCGCTGGACAATCTGCGCAACCGGGTCAACTACGCGCCCGATTTTGACACGGGCGGTGAAGATATCGCCTATGCTCTGTTGGTTCTGGCCCGCGAGGGCGAGGCGGCAATGGGGGATCTGCGCTACTATGCGGATGTGAAAGCGGGCGATTTCGCCACGCCGCTGGCGGTGGCGCAGGTGGGGGCGGCTCTGGCGACCTATGGCGATCAGCGTCGCGCAGATCAGATGTTCGCCCGTGCCGCTGCGATGCTGCAAGGCGCTGATCCCGATCCAACCCTGTGGCGCACCGACTATGGCAGCCTGCGCCGCGATCAGGCCGGGGTTCTGGCCCTGGCCAGTGAGGCCGGGTCCGACGCGGTGGATCGTCGCGCCCTGAGTGCGGGGTTGGTCGCGGAGGGTCGGGGGCTCTCCACACAGGAAAGCGCCTGGACGCTGATGGCGGCCCATGCGCTGATTGGTGGGGATGGCGGATCCGGGTTGCTGGTCAATGGGCAAGCCGCAGATGGCCCCATGGTTGAGGTGCTGGACGGTAGCCAAGATCAGGACCCGCTGGCGTTGACCGCTGCCTCCGGTAGGGATGTGGACATCACGCTGACCACGCTGGGTGTGCCGCTGGTTGCGGCCCCTGCGGGCGGAACCGGCTACAGCATCGAACGCAGATATTATTCGATGGAAGGTGAGGCGCTGGCGCCGGATCAGTTCACCGTTGGCGACCGGTTTGTCACGGTGCTGCGGGTGGTTCCGTTTGAGCCGGTTGGCGCAAGATTGATGGTCAATGATCCGCTGCCTGCGGGGCTGGAGATCGATAACCCGAGCCTGCTGCGCTCCGGTGATGTGCGCGGTCTCGACTGGCTCACGCTGAGCGAGGCCCGCCATGCCGAGTTTCGTGCGGATCGGTTTCTGGCGGCGATCGACCTGCGGCGTGGGCGCGATGGAGAGGCGGGCTCGCCTGTGACGCTGGCCTATGTGGCGCGCGCAGTCACGCCGGGTCTGTTCCATCATCCGGCGGCCTCGGTTGAGGATATGTATCGGCCTGCCTATCGCGCTCGCACCGCGACGGGCCGCGTCCAGGTCCGGTGA
- the pbpC gene encoding penicillin-binding protein 1C, whose translation MIGLCAVAVIGGVAFDDWVKKTPMPATLAEIATEVRDRNGQLLRAYPVADGIWRMAVTVDQVDAGYRAMLLRYEDKRFYDHSGVDALALLRAAAQALWRRRVVSGGSTLSMQVARLLEDGSTGRWAGKLRQIRLALALERRLSKAQILALYLIHAPFGGNLEGVRAASYAWFGKEPSRLTPAEAALLVALPQAPEARRPDRAPEKARLARDRVLQRMRDAGVLTADAAEAAARAAMPRRMRGFPQLAPHLADDLVAKTPEQARIDLTLEAGLQQRLAQLLTQSVALQDARLSAAVLVADHRSGEILASVGSSGYRDDLRQGFVDMTRAPRSPGSTLKPLVYGLAFDQGLAHPETLIHDGPIDIDGYAPQNFDGRFRGDLRIRRALQLSLNTPVIQLMQALGPARLMAALRRGGAHPRLPGGKPGLAVALGGVGVSLRDLVQVYAGLAAGGQSPRLRARLDAPYERMPRLMSKVSAWQIGDILRGVPPPAGAPAGMVAYKTGTSYGHRDTWAIGWDGRYVVGVWLGRADGTPVPGAFGAELAAPLLFEAFGRIGRGFTPFPAAPASTLRVATAELPLPLQRFDRGGVGGPPGARLQLAFPPDGAALLLAEGGQMTLRIKGGEAPFLVLANQTPVVTGARRRSIDLPGLDRGFSTLVVVDRNGRSDQVRVRITRPDE comes from the coding sequence TTGATTGGCCTATGTGCGGTCGCGGTGATCGGCGGTGTGGCCTTTGATGATTGGGTCAAGAAGACGCCGATGCCCGCGACGCTGGCGGAGATCGCGACAGAGGTTCGCGACCGCAACGGGCAATTGCTGCGGGCCTATCCGGTGGCGGATGGGATCTGGCGCATGGCTGTGACGGTGGATCAGGTCGATGCGGGCTATCGCGCGATGTTGCTGCGATATGAGGACAAGCGATTCTATGACCACAGCGGTGTCGATGCGCTGGCGTTGTTGCGGGCGGCGGCACAGGCCCTGTGGCGGCGGCGGGTGGTCTCCGGCGGGTCAACGCTGAGCATGCAGGTGGCGCGGCTGTTGGAGGATGGCAGTACCGGGCGCTGGGCGGGCAAGCTGCGGCAGATCCGGCTGGCGCTGGCGTTGGAACGCCGCCTCAGCAAGGCGCAGATTTTAGCGCTGTATCTGATCCACGCGCCGTTTGGAGGCAATCTCGAAGGGGTGCGGGCGGCGAGCTATGCCTGGTTCGGCAAGGAGCCGTCGCGGTTGACCCCGGCAGAGGCTGCGCTGCTGGTGGCGTTGCCGCAGGCACCTGAGGCGCGTCGCCCGGATCGCGCGCCGGAAAAGGCACGGCTGGCCCGCGACCGGGTGTTGCAGCGGATGCGTGATGCCGGGGTGCTAACGGCTGACGCAGCAGAGGCCGCAGCGCGGGCGGCGATGCCACGGCGCATGCGGGGTTTTCCACAGCTGGCGCCACATCTGGCGGATGATCTGGTGGCAAAGACACCGGAGCAGGCGCGGATTGATCTGACCCTTGAGGCGGGACTGCAGCAGCGTCTGGCGCAGCTGCTGACGCAGAGTGTGGCGCTGCAGGATGCGAGGCTCTCGGCGGCGGTGCTGGTGGCGGACCACCGGAGCGGCGAGATCCTCGCTTCTGTCGGATCGTCCGGGTACCGCGATGATCTGCGGCAGGGGTTTGTTGATATGACACGCGCCCCACGGTCCCCCGGATCGACGCTGAAACCGCTGGTCTACGGTCTTGCCTTCGATCAGGGGCTGGCCCATCCCGAGACACTGATCCACGATGGTCCGATTGATATTGATGGCTATGCACCGCAGAATTTCGATGGCCGCTTTCGGGGGGATCTGCGAATCCGGCGGGCGCTGCAGCTGTCGCTGAACACACCGGTGATACAGCTGATGCAGGCATTGGGCCCGGCGCGGCTGATGGCGGCGTTGCGGCGAGGCGGCGCGCACCCCCGGTTGCCCGGTGGCAAGCCAGGGCTGGCGGTGGCGCTCGGTGGGGTCGGCGTGTCGCTGCGGGATCTGGTGCAGGTTTACGCGGGGCTGGCGGCTGGTGGGCAAAGCCCCCGGCTAAGGGCGCGTCTGGATGCCCCTTACGAGCGGATGCCGCGTCTGATGAGCAAGGTCTCCGCCTGGCAGATCGGCGATATTCTGCGCGGCGTGCCACCTCCCGCCGGGGCGCCTGCGGGTATGGTGGCCTATAAAACAGGCACATCCTACGGGCACCGCGATACCTGGGCGATCGGATGGGATGGACGCTACGTGGTGGGTGTCTGGCTGGGGCGGGCGGATGGCACACCGGTGCCAGGAGCCTTTGGTGCGGAACTGGCGGCGCCCCTGCTATTTGAGGCCTTTGGGCGGATTGGTCGTGGGTTTACACCTTTTCCAGCTGCACCTGCCTCGACCCTGCGCGTTGCGACGGCGGAGTTGCCGCTGCCATTGCAGCGCTTTGACAGGGGGGGTGTTGGTGGCCCGCCCGGCGCGCGGCTGCAGCTGGCCTTTCCTCCGGATGGGGCGGCTCTGCTGCTGGCGGAGGGCGGGCAGATGACCCTGCGGATCAAGGGCGGCGAGGCGCCGTTTCTGGTGCTGGCCAATCAGACGCCTGTGGTGACCGGTGCCCGCCGTCGCAGCATCGATTTGCCGGGACTGGACCGCGGGTTTTCAACGCTGGTGGTGGTCGATCGTAACGGCCGGTCGGATCAGGTGCGGGTGCGCATCACCCGCCCCGACGAGTAA
- a CDS encoding DUF4159 domain-containing protein: MTTIAGIGFTAPWLMLALLALPLLWLLLRAVPPAPRKRLFPAVTLLLGLRDDDSLSDRTPWWLLLLRLLAVAAAIVGLAGPVLNPTTTPTGRGPLLAVLDGSWAGAPDWDRTREEIDHLLAEAGRADRPVAVLRLTAPQTPQFQSAASWRRQIIGEPPQAWQPTPEQLARARTQIDAIEGGFDSLWFSDGLEYAGRDDLLAALRQRGRLTVYEHATPRLALRPVVYVDGAMEITVARRGPQATSGDGAVTTSLGAGADQTVTVLAKGPDPGGTMRTLGSVTVDFADPDSTSADGSEATARLSLPAELRARIRLFELQGQSSAGAVSLADDGLRRREVALISAQSGNEGLALLSPLHYLRQALAPTADLLEGGLSDLLPANPDVIVLADTARLPPDQEAAVLDWASDGGLLLRFAGPRLAASDTARTDEEPLLPVRLRIGGRSIGGAMSWGEPKTLAPFAEDSPFFGLNIPPDVTVSSQVVAQPDPSLAERVIAELSDGTPLVTRKPLGNGQIVLFHVTANAEWSSLPLSGLFVQMMERLAISSGSKPAEAVDLDGTTWAPLQVLDGFGALSDADALPGVAGPDLIAAPAGPELQPGLYQNGDRRIARNVMRTEDQLTPAQWPLSVPVNGYGASPERPLGGLLISLALILLALDVIAALLLSGLLSRQTRASANTIRNLTSLLLFATSVWVITPGHDMRSHAQGNATAIEEVTPSPPSDPAADAVAAERAAELTLAHVLTGNPQVDQLARDGLQGLSNTLRFRTSVEPAPPAAVDLERDELAFYPLLYWPVTANQAMPSGAAYDRLNTYLRTGGMILFDTRDADLTRAGASSPAGRRLQQLALRLDVPPLEPLPADHVLTRAFYLLQDFPGRHSRGAVWVEAAPADAQQVEGIPFRNLNDGVTPVVIGGNDWAAAWAVDDNGRPLLPVGRGYAGERQRELAYRFGVNLVMHVLTGNYKSDQVHVPALLDRLGQ, encoded by the coding sequence ATGACGACCATTGCCGGCATCGGCTTTACGGCCCCCTGGCTGATGCTGGCGCTTCTGGCGCTGCCGCTGTTGTGGCTGCTGTTGCGGGCGGTGCCCCCTGCCCCGCGCAAACGCCTGTTTCCGGCGGTCACCCTGCTTTTGGGGTTGCGCGATGACGACAGCCTGTCGGATCGCACCCCATGGTGGCTGTTGTTGCTGCGACTGCTGGCGGTGGCGGCCGCCATTGTCGGACTGGCCGGGCCGGTTCTCAACCCCACCACAACCCCGACCGGGCGCGGCCCGTTGCTGGCGGTGTTGGATGGCAGCTGGGCCGGTGCCCCGGACTGGGACCGCACCCGAGAGGAAATCGACCATCTTCTGGCTGAGGCCGGACGCGCGGATCGCCCCGTCGCCGTGCTGCGCCTGACCGCACCTCAGACGCCTCAGTTCCAAAGCGCGGCAAGCTGGCGTCGTCAGATCATCGGTGAGCCGCCGCAAGCCTGGCAGCCCACGCCAGAGCAACTGGCGCGCGCCCGGACCCAGATAGATGCCATTGAGGGTGGGTTTGACAGCCTCTGGTTCAGCGACGGACTGGAGTATGCCGGTCGCGACGATTTGCTGGCGGCGCTGCGCCAACGCGGCAGGCTGACCGTTTATGAACATGCCACCCCCCGGCTGGCGCTGCGCCCGGTTGTCTATGTGGATGGCGCAATGGAAATCACCGTCGCTCGCCGCGGCCCGCAGGCCACCTCAGGTGACGGGGCTGTAACAACATCCCTTGGCGCAGGTGCGGATCAAACCGTGACTGTTCTTGCCAAGGGGCCAGACCCGGGCGGCACCATGCGCACCCTCGGCTCGGTGACCGTGGATTTTGCCGACCCGGACAGCACCTCCGCCGACGGCAGCGAAGCCACCGCCCGCCTGTCTCTGCCCGCGGAGCTGCGCGCGCGCATCCGCCTGTTTGAGCTGCAGGGCCAAAGCAGCGCCGGGGCCGTATCGCTCGCCGATGATGGGCTGCGCCGCCGCGAAGTGGCACTGATCTCAGCTCAAAGCGGCAACGAAGGGCTCGCCCTCCTCTCGCCACTGCACTATCTGCGCCAGGCGCTGGCACCGACCGCTGACCTGCTGGAGGGCGGGCTAAGCGATCTTCTGCCCGCCAATCCCGACGTGATTGTCCTTGCCGACACCGCCCGTCTGCCCCCCGATCAGGAGGCGGCAGTGCTGGATTGGGCCTCTGACGGAGGGCTGCTGCTGCGGTTTGCCGGTCCGCGCCTGGCTGCAAGCGATACCGCCCGCACCGATGAGGAACCGCTGCTGCCCGTGCGCCTGCGGATTGGGGGCCGCAGCATCGGCGGCGCCATGAGTTGGGGAGAGCCAAAAACCCTCGCCCCCTTTGCCGAAGACTCTCCCTTTTTTGGACTGAACATTCCCCCTGACGTCACCGTCAGCTCGCAAGTGGTCGCCCAACCCGACCCCTCACTGGCAGAGCGGGTGATTGCGGAACTTTCCGACGGCACACCGCTGGTCACCCGCAAGCCGCTGGGCAATGGCCAGATCGTATTGTTTCACGTGACCGCCAATGCGGAATGGAGCAGCCTGCCGCTCTCCGGCCTGTTTGTGCAAATGATGGAGCGGCTGGCGATTTCCTCAGGCTCCAAACCGGCGGAGGCCGTCGATCTGGACGGCACCACATGGGCGCCGCTTCAGGTGCTGGACGGTTTCGGCGCGCTCTCCGATGCTGATGCGCTCCCCGGTGTGGCCGGGCCGGACCTGATCGCCGCCCCTGCCGGACCTGAGCTGCAACCGGGGCTCTATCAAAACGGCGATCGGCGGATCGCCCGCAACGTGATGCGCACTGAGGATCAGCTGACCCCGGCACAGTGGCCGCTCAGCGTCCCTGTCAACGGCTATGGCGCCTCCCCTGAACGCCCGCTGGGCGGCCTGCTGATCAGCCTCGCCCTCATCCTGCTGGCCCTTGATGTGATTGCGGCGCTGTTGCTCTCCGGGCTTCTGTCGCGCCAGACCCGAGCCTCAGCGAACACCATCCGCAACCTGACCTCGCTGCTGCTGTTTGCCACCTCTGTCTGGGTCATCACCCCTGGTCACGACATGCGCAGCCACGCCCAGGGCAACGCCACTGCGATTGAGGAGGTAACCCCCTCCCCCCCATCTGATCCCGCAGCCGATGCCGTGGCGGCAGAGCGGGCAGCCGAGCTGACATTGGCCCATGTACTGACCGGCAATCCGCAGGTCGATCAGCTGGCCCGCGACGGTCTGCAGGGGCTGTCAAACACGCTGCGCTTCCGCACCTCGGTCGAGCCCGCACCCCCCGCCGCTGTTGATCTGGAGCGCGACGAGCTGGCCTTCTACCCGTTGCTCTACTGGCCGGTGACCGCCAATCAGGCGATGCCCTCGGGTGCGGCCTATGACCGGCTCAACACCTATCTGCGCACCGGTGGGATGATCCTCTTTGACACCCGCGATGCCGATCTGACCCGCGCCGGCGCCAGCAGCCCCGCCGGGCGCCGCCTGCAACAGCTCGCCCTGCGGCTGGATGTACCACCGCTGGAGCCACTGCCCGCCGACCATGTGCTAACGCGCGCATTCTATCTGCTGCAGGATTTCCCCGGACGTCACAGCCGCGGCGCCGTCTGGGTCGAAGCCGCGCCCGCTGACGCCCAACAGGTCGAGGGCATCCCATTTCGCAACCTCAATGACGGTGTGACACCGGTTGTGATCGGCGGCAACGATTGGGCCGCCGCCTGGGCCGTGGACGACAATGGCCGCCCCTTGCTGCCGGTTGGGCGCGGCTACGCGGGCGAGCGTCAGCGCGAACTGGCCTACCGTTTTGGTGTCAATCTGGTGATGCATGTTCTGACCGGGAATTACAAATCCGACCAGGTGCATGTCCCGGCTCTGCTTGATCGGTTGGGGCAATGA